A region of the Stutzerimonas stutzeri genome:
GGGAAGGCCTGGTCATCTATGGTTGTGTGCGAGATGTCGATGTCCTTGCGCAGACAGACCTTGGCGTTCAGGCACTAGCCAGTCATCCGATGAAAACCGACAAGCGCGGCATCGGTGATCTCAATGTTCCAGTCACGTTTTGTGGCGTGACGTTCCGTCCTGGTGAATATGTGTATGCCGATAACAACGGCATCATTGTCTCTCCCGAGCCTCTCAGCATGCCGGAGTGATGCAGGCTGCAATTGACGGATGCCTTGTCATTCTTCTGAGCCCGGCCATGCCGGGCTTTTTATGGGCTACGACGGAACAGATTGATGCAGGAAACTGAAAGCGAGCAGCGTGGCCTTATCCACGCTTTCGTCCTTGACGGCAGCGGTGGAGCCCGGCAAATCAGCTATGGCGGCCTGACGAGCTTGCGGCTTGCTGGTGACGAAAGCCTTTGGCTGCACTGGGATCGTAGCCAGCCGCACGCACAGGATTGGCTGCGAACACAAAGTGGCCTGAGTGCTTTCGCTTGTGATGTGTTGCTCGAAGAAAATACGCGGCCGCGCATGCTGGCCTTGCCACAGGAAGAGCTGCTGCTGTTTCTTCGCGGGGTAAACCTGAATCCTGAGGCCGAGCCAGAGGATATGGTGTCCGTGCGCGTATTCGCTGATCGACAGCGAGTTATCTCTCTGCGGCTCAGGCCATTACGCTCCACGGAAGTAGTGATCCAGCAGCTGTTGGAAGGCAGGGGGCCTAAATCTGCTTCTGAGCTCCTGTTGTTTCTAGCCGAAGCCATGACTGATCGTGTCGATGATTTTGTCACGCAACTGGCCGAGCGCATTGATGCGGAAGAGGAGGAGATCGATGCGAATGAGCGGTATGCCCCCGAGCACCACTTGTTGCTATCCCTGCGGCGACAGGCAGCGAGTCTGCGACGCTTTCTGCAGCCTCAACGCGAGCTGTACGGGCAGCTGACCCGCAACCGGTTGAGCTGGTTCGCGGACGACGACACAGAGTACTGGAATGAGCTCAGCAACCGGCTGATCCGCTATCTGGAAGAGCTCGACATGGTTCGAGAACGAGTCAATCTGGTACTTGAGTCGGAGCACCGCAGGCTCAACGAGCGGATGAATCGTACGATGTATCTACTTGCTATCATCACCGGCTTTTTTCTGCCGCTGAGTTTCCTGACAGGGCTGCTTGGAATAAACGTCGGAGGTATCCCTGGCTCCGAATTCCCTTACGGTTTTGTCGTGGCTTGCTTGCTGATCGGCGGTATTGCGTTGCTGCAGTGGTGGATTCTGCGCCGTATGCGTTGGCTCTGAATGTGACTTACACCGGGGCATAGACCGTCTAGCCGACATACTTTAGCGAGGTTTGCATGCGCGATCCCTTTGAAGAATCCCTGCGCGACCTGCTCAACAAGCCCTCTGTCCATGACGATGACGCTTGTCTGGGTCGCGTTCTCAAGACTGCCAACCGCCAAGTGGGCGCTGGCGACCTGTTCTCCCTGATTGGGCACTGGCTGGAAGCATTAATGATTGCCATAAACAGCGGTTCGCGGCACCTCGCCCCGGTCTCTCGCCGCGAAGATCCCATTCGTTCGTTCGATAAGGCTGATTGATCATGGAATTCAATCCCTGGACCCAAAGTCTTCTTTCGGCGATGAGCTCGCTCTGGGCTTCTGTCGCGGCCTTCATTCCGAGATTGTTCGGCGCATTGGTCGTCGTTCTGCTCGGTTTTATTGTGGCCAAGTTACTCGATACGTTGCTGTCCAAAGTGTTGGCCAAAGTGGGTCTGG
Encoded here:
- a CDS encoding zinc transporter ZntB, producing the protein MQETESEQRGLIHAFVLDGSGGARQISYGGLTSLRLAGDESLWLHWDRSQPHAQDWLRTQSGLSAFACDVLLEENTRPRMLALPQEELLLFLRGVNLNPEAEPEDMVSVRVFADRQRVISLRLRPLRSTEVVIQQLLEGRGPKSASELLLFLAEAMTDRVDDFVTQLAERIDAEEEEIDANERYAPEHHLLLSLRRQAASLRRFLQPQRELYGQLTRNRLSWFADDDTEYWNELSNRLIRYLEELDMVRERVNLVLESEHRRLNERMNRTMYLLAIITGFFLPLSFLTGLLGINVGGIPGSEFPYGFVVACLLIGGIALLQWWILRRMRWL